The genomic segment GCTGCGCCTTTGTTCAATGTGGCGAAGAAATTCGCATCACCCATATTGCTGCGCAGTTGCCGAGCATCACGGAACAACCGGTCGCTCATGTAGAAGCCAGGTACCGGGGCATCGGGATGCAGGTGTTTGATATGTCGCGCATAGCCACCCAACACACCCGCCTCAATGCTGGCTGCGCCGATCATGTGGTAGGGCACCAGCAGGATATTGGTTTGCTGCAGCCACTCATCGTGCTTAGCTACAGCCGGCGCCAGCTCGTTGATCGCCCGGGCTTGGGAATTGCCCTGCAACAGCAGGTGCAGCACCGCCATAAAGTGCGACTTACCGCTACCGAAGCTGCCGTGAAGGTAAGCGCCCTTCTGACGGTTCTGGTTGCCCACCACGGTACTTTTGATAAAGCTCAAGGCATCGTCGAACGAACGCTGCAGCTGCGGCGTCACCACATACTGCTCCAGGGTTTGGCTGACAGCTGCATCAGCCAGACCACTGGACAGGTTGAGAACGAAATCACCCCGTTGAACCTTTTCTGGGATCTCGATCAGCTCTTTAATTAATGTCATGCGTCAAACCCCAGAATCAGTTCTGCTCGGCCACTTTCTTTTTGCGACCGCCACGTTTTCCAGCCGCTGCAGCCGGCTGCCAGCTCAAAAGGTCGGCCCGAGTGATCCCCAGATTACGTAGCTCCTCAAGCAGGAAGCCCTCGTAATAATCGCCCATGCGCTCGCCGAATTCCGGATCCACCTCGTTATGCCACTGCTTTAACCAGGGGATCAGCTCATCCAGCGCCACTAGCATCGGCATCAGGCGCTCGGGCTCCCATCCCTCACCATCCTTGCGCTCTAAGTACCAGGCAGCGATAGCCTGAGCACGTTGCAGATGGTTTAGGCCCGCCCAACCGATGACCAGCGTGCTATCACCACCTTTTTCGGCGCCAGGCAACGAGAAGAAGCGCTCTTTAGGCACGTCCAGCTTGCCGCGAAGCGACCAGAAGCTGGGCTTTTGGAAGTCGCTGGATTTGTACTGCGGTGGCAATGGGATATCGCCTACCGTCTCTGCCCTCTCAAGCTTCGCCTGGGTTAAAGCCAGGTCGCACTTGGCTTTCTTTTCAGGATCCAACGCATTTTCCTCAGACAGCGGCTGGTCGACACCATACTTGGCGTCAATGGCATCCTCCAGGCGCTGCTTGTCCCAGGTTTCCTGCCAGGCTCTGAATTTCGGTATGGCATCAGGCTTGAGACGAGCGGCGGCCATTTGTGGCACGTTATCTCCATCTATCAGCTCGCAAACTAACGCCTGCAAGTCCAACAGGTTGTCGCCACAATAGAGCTCCGTAACACGGACAGCGTCCGCATCGCTGCGCAGGCGGTCAGCCAGCTGAGCACAGGTTTGTAACTCTGGGAGTTGGCATACCTTTTCCATCCGGTTAAGAAGCCACTCTTTGGCTGCAGAATGTAGTCGGCTCTCCCAGCTGTCACGACTCCAGCGGCGCTTATATTCCGGCTGCTCAACCAGTCTGACCCAGTGATTATGCTCAATAGCTTGTAGACGACGCTCGATCAGCGCCTTGTAATCTGCTGGCCAGTGGGAGGGAACTTCAGTAATAGGCGTGCTGCCATGACGCATAAACCACGCAGAATCAATTTCACCGGCTGCCATATTGCGAGCAAGGTTAATTTCAAATGCGCGCTCACCAGGCTTTATACTGGGCATGTCGACTTCAGAAAAAATAGCGACTTCGGTCAGGCCATATAGTGCATAAACGTACCAGTCCAGTTCTTCCTGCAATGCAATCATCTGGAAAAACAGCTCAGAGTCCTGCACCTTAGCAGAGCTCAGGGCATCGACAAATCCGGCCCCATCTGTCTCGAGCACATGCTCCGGACTACAACTTCTTAACTGCTGCGCCAATTCGTCGATTCGCTGCGAAAACTTCAGCACAACATCATTGGCATCCTCAGATACCGGGAAATTTTTTAAGCCTGTGCCGGTAAACTCAAAGGTGTCAAAAGCAGGATCACCCGTCACCCGAGCGCCTTTTGAATCCGTCGAGTCACCTCTATTGTGGAAAACCTGCTTCATCCAGAAACAGGCAACGGAGCTATTCAGCAAGCCCATAAGGGCAAAGTGATCCGCCTCCGCAGCACATAAAGGCAGTTTGATCACAGGCGCAGTCTGCTTAAAAACCTTGCCCCCACGATCCAAAACAAAATGATTATGGGTGGAAACAAAAGCAAAGGCTATTGACAGTCTATTGAGGTAACGGCCAGGAAAGAACATAGAGTGCTCATACCACCGCAGACCACGCTCCTCGATAAACTGACCAAAATCTTTCCTATTCTTCAAAACCCTACGATAGGTCCAATAGTGGCGTGCTTGGCCGCCATCTAAAACCTCCACAGGCTCTGCAGTTAAAAGGTCATACGGCATCAACGAGTTTAAGTCTTGGCTAATAGCCCAATCCCGAACATTTTCACCAACACAAAGCGGCACTGAATAATCTTTCAATCCAAGTGTTACTACTGTATGCCGAGGCATAAAGAAAACAGAGTCTTCTCCCGTATGCGTAGTGCGCCCTATCTCGACGACGTGGGAATCTAGCGGGGTTTTCCCGCTTGACTCGAGCAGCTCTTTTAGTTCGGAAGCGCCGCCTCCGCCAAGACTCCACGGATGACTTGCATATGACTGCCTAGTCTGCCCAAGCACGCTAATGAATTCACTTTCAGCCTTTGGCTTAGATAGCAAAGCAACGATAGAGGACCAAACTTTTCCATCTGCGGCATTGCTAGGAGTGTCCGGCTCACCACGAATTCCAAGTACCACCTTAATCTCATCAGATTTTGGGGCCTGATTTCGCGCGAACATAATCACGGTTGGGGTGCCGTGACCTGGGATGTAAGCCCCTGAGGTATCAATAACGTGGGTCAGATCTTTACGCGGCAGATAATCTTCTATCAGCTTTTTACCGAACTCACGCTTCATAAAGCTATTGGCAGTAATCATCCCCATAAAACCTGCCGGCTGACTGTCTTTAGCCAATAGCGTGAGATCAAAAAAACGCTCGGTGAAGGGTACACCTAGAGAATACTGGCGATGGCAGGTGGGGTATTTATCACGATAAGCCTGACTCAGTGCTCTGTCTTTCACTGTAATGTAGGGTGGATTGCCCACCACCACGTGATAGCGCTGCCCAAGAATCCTGCTCAGTTTTTCTGGATCTTCAACTTCATAAACGTGTTTCCTTTCCTCATCCAGTAAGCCCCCCTGGATGCCCTGCCCCTGCCACTCAAATCGACGACCGTGTAGTAACGAATCGCCACAGGCTAGGTTGAAATGAAAGCTGGGCGCATCCTTGATCTTGGTACTGCCCGCTGCCTTCATGGCAGCAATCAACAGACGGAATCGGCAGATGGCAATGGCGTAGGGGTTGATATCGGTACCATGCACTACATCCAGTGCTCGCTGTGCCAGCTCACGAGTGTTGGTACCCGGCTCGCGCTTCAGCCACTGGTTGAACACTCGCTCGAAGGTCGTCAGCAAGAAGTGCCCCGAACCGCATGTCGGATCGATTAGGCGCAGCCCCGGCAAACCGAAAGTCTCAATCGCCGGCTCCAGGGTGTAATCGAGAATAAAGCTCTCAACGAATTCCGGGGTTTGCAGCAGCGCATAACGCTTGCGCACGGATTCAGAAAGGTCCTGGTAGAGGTCGCCAAGGAAGCGGGTATCCCATTCCTTGTCGGTAAAGTCGTGGAGGATCTCACCGCTGTCTGCATCGATCTTCTGGAAGAAGTCGATCAGACGTTTGGCACCATCAGCCGAAACCGGAATCTGCCAGAGGGGGTTATGACGATGATCCAAGAGCTCCGCGATCACCGGATATTTTTCCAGCTCCGCGAATAGATCGAGCAGGTAGTGGCGTTCTTCAAAGGTGGGGTTCTCGTTGAAGTAAGCCACCATGCGCTCTTTGGCCTGCTGTAAGGCATTTCGCCCTTGCGTATCCTTCACCGGCCCAGCCAACACCGGCTCAGTCAGTAAGCCATTGTCCTCCAGAAAACGCACGAACACACAGGTCAAAACCCAGGCCACTGCGGCCTGGGTTATTTGCGCTGCTCGCCAGGAAACGAAGTGCTCGGCGGTGCGTTCAGCCTCAACCGCCGTGCGATATTCGCTCTGCAAATGCTCACTGAGCTCCGCGTTGGACTCGCTATAGGCGAGGATGTCCTTCTCAATATGCGGTAACAGGGACTGCAGGTTTTTCAGAAGATCGGCACGGTTAATCACAGGTAAATCCTTGTGCATGTGGCCCATTACCTGAAGGCACTGGACCTGCTATCAATTTTTCTTAGGCAGTGGTTTTGACTGCCTGAGGTAGTGACTGGGAATCGTCAAGCCAGCTACTGGGAATATGGGCAAACTCTTTGCTACCGGCGCCTGTAGGCACCAATACGTCATCGATCATGGCCGCGGAACGCTGCGCATCGACGGCTATCAGCAGAACTAACCCAGGCACTGCGATACCTCTGCCGCCACTCACGCTGAACAGCTGTTGTCGCAGGTCATTCAGCCATGTTGTCACCAGCTCATAGCGCGCCAGCAGCCCTGGCTCCGTCAGAAGCACTGGTTGACCGGCCTGCAGAATCTCCTCAGCCATGCCCGGTAACGCACGCTGCACCAGACGCTGCAGGTTCTGCCAATCACGAGAACTGTGCTCACAGGCGTCTGCTTTGAGCACCACCTGCCAGTCCGGCGCTTTGGGCATGCTGGCGCATACAGCCTGTACATGGCGAAGGAGTAGCTCATCAAAGCTGATGCGCTTAAACGGATAGTCTCGGCAGAGTTTTTCCTGCGCTTGCCACCACTGACGCGGCCGGACGGTTAGCGCGAGGAAGTGGGAGGCAGTCACTGCCTTCTCCAGCATCAAGCTCAGTTCTTTAACCGACTTGAGTGTGGTGGTGTCGTCTTCGCCTTGTTGAGTCTGGCTGTAGTGAGTAGAGCCGGCTGATGCGAAGCTGGTCATCCCCGCGCTTGGCAGGCAGTAACCGCCCCTATCGCCATTGGCAAACTCAAAGCTGCCATTCCACTGGAAACCGATATCCAGTGAGCGCACCAGCTCATCCAGTTCAGGGCGGCCGGGTAGCTCCTGCGCTGCGGGATAGCGGCCGGCTACTCGGGTCTGAATATCTTTGACAGTAAGCGCCTTACTGCCTAGCAGCGCGCCCTGGGCCAACTCCAAAGCAAGCTTGGCGGGCATCCCTCGCGGATAGAACTCCACACGACTGGATAGAGCTGCACTCTCGGATGCAGCTGCAGCTAAACGCAAAAGTCGATGGTTACTCAGACCTGCAAATGATTCTGGCGCTGGCACAGCGCGGATCTTCTCCAGCGTACGAACGGGAGCAAGCAGCGGCAGCTGGCGAGCACACTCATCTGCCAGGCTGCCAAGGTCGCAAGCGTAATCGGCCAGCTCCTCTCCTCGCCCCTGGCGATTATCGGCAATCAAGAAGCGGTTACCGGAGCGACGCAAAAGCCAACGAGGCTCCTGCTTACTCAATTCCGTTTCCACGGCTGCCCGCACGACAGCATAGGCCCAGCGCTCTCGCAGTGGGCTGTCTTGTACCGAGCCACGACGAAGCAGGATTGCGTCAGCAACTTCGACCGCAGTCATTACGCCGCCGTTATCTTCCAGCAGACCGACGATGTCTTCTCTCAAGTCCGTAATCGCTTTGGTCTTGCCCCACTGGGTCAGAACTTTATCGATCAGCTCGCGCACCAGCAGAGTCTCAATGCCGAGGTGGCCGCTGATGGCTGCCGGCGTAGGCCAATGAACGTTGTGAGTGCCCTTGGGCGCATCCTCGTCCAGTCGACCCAGATATTCGTTAAGAAAGCTCAACCGAGTCTGATCAGTGGACTTCGGCAGGACCTGCTGGAACAGACGGTCGACACTCACAACGCTGGTGTCACCGCTATCCAATTGCTGAACTTGATGACCGTCCAAAAGACGCGTCTGAAGCTGACCAATCACATCGGACAGCTCATTACGAGTCTTCACACCCACTCCCATCCAGACTCGGACCCGGGAGCGATTCAGCCTGATGAGGTCAGCAACGCTATTGATATTCCGGCGACTGAGGGTATCCAGCGCTTGTGGGCTCAGAGCCAACAGGCCGATCTGCGTATCCAACTGAGCCTCGCTGATGGGGCACGTACGCTCCTGTGGCTGCTGGGTCGTGTGCAGAGACTCAGTGCGCGCATCATGGAACGTCTTGCGCCACTCACGCAGCATCTCGCCGGCACTGGCAAAGCGCTTGCGCACATCACGAACCAAGGCTCGCTTGAAGAACTCAACCATGCGGTCGCGAATGCTCGGATCGAAGACGGTTCGGTCGACCTCCAGCTCACCTTCGAGCTGATGCGGCAGCCCTTCAGAGGCAGTCCACCCGGGCAACGCGCCTGCGGCCATCTCGTAAAGGGTCAGCGCAACAGAGAATCGCTCGGCATGGTCGTCCCAACGACGGCGGCCAGGATCACGGATGAACGGATCCATGTAGGCCAGCGTGCCAGCACTGATATTGTCAGCACCGACACTGGACAGGGAGAAGTCAAAAAGCATGAGGTGAAGAACGCTGCCTTGCATCACCAAGCCGATGTTCTCTGGCTTGATATCACGATGCACCAACGCCTGGTCTTCTAGATGCACAACCGCACTGAGCAAGTCGTCACCGAAGCGCTCAAGCAACTCCAGCTGCACAGCGCCGACATGGCGGAGGCGCTGAGCCAGGGTGCCCTCGGTCGCGTAGTCGAGCAGCAGAGCGGTATGGCCAACGATATCCAGGGTTTTGTAGTAAGGAACAATGGCCTGGTGACGCAATCTGGCCAGCACCTCACCCTCTTTCGTAAGACGGCTATTGTGGTCAGGTGTCGAAGCGATCTTCAGAACGCGAGACTGCCCCTGGTAATCGACCAGGAATACGACTGAGCACGCACCTTTGCCAAGCGGCTGAATAACCTGGAAGCCTCCCGGCAGGAGGTCCCCTTTGCGAGCTTCAGTTGGGTTAGTTCGAAGCGTGTTCGGCTGACTAACCTCGTCCTCAAGGTCGTCCAGCCGTTTGATGAACTCACTGACCGATTCCAACCGGCTGCCGACATCAGGGTGCGTGGCGTACTGCACCAGGTACTGCATAGCCTCGCTTGCACCGTTGATCTCATCAGTAACCTGCAGGCCACTGCCTCGGCGCAGCTTGTCCAGTAACTCGATGTCAGTTTGCGCGGGCTTCTTGCCAGTAAATAAGTGGTAGGCGATCGCACCCAGGGAGAAGACATCTAAGTGCACGCCGTCTGCAGCGCCAGTGTGCGCTTCCAGCGCGACATAAGGCCCTGCCTCTTCATGCACGAGGTTACTCAAACGGGTCAGCGCGCTGATATTGCGCGACTCACTCTCAAATACCCGCTCGGCAGTGGCCCAGTTGCTGATTTTGACACTGTACTTCTCATCGCCCAGTGGCTTGACCCAGATGCACTGAGGACTCAGGCCTCGGTGATAAAGCTTTTGCCCATGTGCGTACTGCACAGCCTCGGCAATTAGACGAAGCAGGTAGGTGGCCTGAACTGTATCCAGGCGCCGATCCTTACCCAGATGCATGAGAAGGTGGTCAAGACGAAATGCCTTGGGATCGTGCTCATAGACCAGTGCGGGGCCGCTGTCATGATTCTGAAATTCGTGCGCTCGCAGAATTCCTGGATGCTCAATACCCTCAAGCAGACGGAACTCAAGCTTGGCCGCTTTTTCGAGCCGAGAAACCTCTTCCTGTGCTTTACCCTGGGTCAGATAAATACGAACCTTGCGCTGCACCCCAAGATCCGGGTGCAAAGCGAGCCAATCCTGATAGGTATCGGATTCGTCGAGTAGGCTCTGAAGCTCATAGCTACCCACACGACGCATGCGCACGGACTCTTTAATGCCCGCTTCCTCTACAGCGCGTGAGATGACTTTGGCTGCATAAGCGGTAATCTGCCGATGCCTCCAGTTCTCATCGATTAGGGTGATCTCGCGGAGCAGCTCTTGCCGATTGACCACACCTTGGCGCGCGTTACCTTCCAGCTTGATGACCAGGTCCTCTGCAGAGAGGAACACCAAAGCATCAATAAAAGGCACGGTTTCCTTGCTTCGATGAAATGAAGGCTGCAGCTTCAGCAGGGACGCCAGCTTTTGCGCTTTGCGACGAGCAAGCAAACGGGGATTGTCGAAGATCTTCTGCCCACCTTTGGGCAAAGGCCTTTCCCAAACCCAGTTGGCAGCATCACCCCGAATCACGCCGGGGTGGGACTTGATCTCAATGACGTACATGCCCTTGGGCGTCAACACCATGAGATCAACTTCGTTGATAGAGCCATCCTGAGCAATGAACTCGAAGTTGGCCCAAGCACGATAAGGATCGTGGTCAGGGAGCAGTTGCCTGGCAAACTCCAGCGCTTCCCGTTCCCATGCGTAATCGGATTGGGTGATCTGCTTCCAGAGTTTGTCCATCAATGGCCATCCTTGTTAATCGGCTGACGTGGGCGACACTCACACATCTGCAAAATTCGAACTGCTTATCATATTCCGCTATACCGTTCGGTTATAGCTTTAGCGGCACACCTGCTCCGAAAGCATCGGCAAGCACACACGGGCTGCGGTGCTGACGCTCTCCGGAAAGCGCCATCCCTCGATCAGGTAGAGACAGCCCCTGATCACCTGCAGATCTGCCGGAAGCCTCTACAGCCTAGTCAATCTCAATTGGCAACCAATTGGCAACCAGAAAGCCGTTTTCTAGGGGGGCACCGAAAAATCTGCAGGCATAAAAAAATCCAGTCACCGCTAAGTGACTGGATTTTTTAGGGTTTTTTGGTCGGGACGGAGTGATTCGAACACTCGACCCCTTGCACCCCATGCAAGTGCGCTACCAGGCTGCGCTACGCCCCGACGATGCTTTCAACTGTGCTGAAAGCGGATCGAACTATACATTAAGCGACTGAATATGTGAAAGTTTTTTATGCCAGTGCTTAGTTCTTGAGCACCTGAAGCACATCTTCAAGCTCAGTGATCATTTGCCGAATCAGTTGTTTATATTGCGTAGTGTCTTCACGAGCCTCATCGCCGGACATCCGCTGCCGAGCGCCGCCGATCGTAAAACCTTGCTCATACAGCAATGATCGGATCTGCCGGATCATCAGCACATCCTGGCGCTGGTAATAGCGCCGATTACCGCGACGCTTCACCGGATTCAGTTGAGGAAACTCCTGCTCCCAGTAACGCAGCACGTGCGGCTTGACCGCGCATAGCTCGCTTACTTCACCAATGGTGAAGTAGCGTTTGCCGGGTATCGTAGGCAGTTCGTCGTTATGACTTGGTTCCAGCATACGCTTCGACTCTGGCTTTTAGTTTTTGCCCTGGCCGGAATGTCACGACACGACGCGCCGTGATTGGAATTTCCTCACCGGTTTTCGGGTTACGCCCCGGGCGCTGTCGCTTGTCGCGCAAATCGAAGTTGCCGAAACCGGACAACTTTACCTGCTCGTTGTGCTCGAGCGCCTGACGGATTTCCTCGAAAAACAGTTCGACCAGTTCCTTGGCCTCGCGCTTATTCAAGCCTAGCTCTTCATATAGACGTTCCGCCATTTCAGCTTTCGTCAGAGCCCCCATACGCTATTTCCTTAACGTGGCGTTGAACCTTTCTTCCAGGGAGGAGAGGATTTGCTGCATCGCACCACTCACCTCATCGTCGTTCAGAGTGCGCGAAGGGTGTTGCCAGGTCAAGCCTACTGCCACACTTTTGCTAAGAGGATCAATACCTTTACCCTGATACACATCAAATAGCTTGAGGTCTTTCAGGTTCTCGCCTGCGGCCTCACGGATGCACAGCAACACATCGTCAGCCGGAACTTCACGTGCAACCAGAATAGCCAGGTCGCGGCGCACTTCGGGGAAACGGGACAGCTCGTTGAAATGCGGCAGCCGGCCTTCGCTGATTTCAGAAACCAGCAGCTCGAACAGATAGACCGGCTGATCGATGCCAAGAGTGGCGGCCAACTCCGGATGAAGACTTCCAATGTAGCCGACCAGGCGCCCTTCCCGCTCGATTCGAGCAGTCTGCCCAGGATGCAAAGCCGGATGCTCGGCAGCGACAAAGCCATATGCGGCAGCATCTCCGGCATACCCGAGCAACGCTTCGACGTCGGCTTTCATGTCATAAAAGTCAGCCCCTGTTCGTTCGTTGCTCCAGGCTTCTGGCAGGCGACTTCCGGTGATGACTCCCGCCAGCATCGGCTCCTGCTTCAACTCGCCCAGTTGGCCAACGAAACGCAGCCCGCTTTCGAACAGGCGCACGCGCGTCTGCTGACGATTGAGGTTGTACTGCAGCGCCTTGATCAACCCTGGCCAGAGCGTCGCGCGCATTGCCGCCATGTCCGAGGAAATCGGATTGGCCAATTGCAGCGGCTCGACACCTGGACTGAACAGCTCGAACATTTTCGGATCGATGAAGCTGTAGGTAATTGCTTCTTGGTAGCCACGGGCAACCAGCAAGCGACGCAAAGCCGGTAGTTCGGCGCGGGATTCAGGATTGGCTTCGGGCGCTAGACGAGCCTGGGGGTAACGCACCGGTAAGCGGTCGTAGCCATACAGACGGCCCAGTTCCTCGATCAGGTCTACCTCTAGACTGATGTCGAATCGGTGACTGGGCACACTGACTTCCCAGGATTCCTCGCCCAGCTCGACGACATCTAAACCCAGGGCCGACAAAAGCGAGACGACCTGATCGCCCGCCATGCTCAACCCCAGCATCTGCTCGATTCGATCCTTGCGCAGTAGAATCGGTGCAACGCGGGGGAGATCGGCTTCGCTGGCGGCTTCGATTACGGGGCCGGCGCTGCCTCCGACAATCTCCAACAGTAGCGCAGTGGCCCGCTCCATGGCTCGACGGGCCAATTGCGAATCCACCCCACGCTCGTAGCGATGCGACGCATCAGTGTGCAAGCCATAGGAACGAGCCTTGCCAGCGAGCGCAATGGTGTCGAAAAAAGCGCTTTCAAGGAACAGATCCTGGGTCGAGGCGCTGACACCGCTGTGCTCACCACCCATCACACCCGCAATCGCCAAGGCACGCTGGTGGTCGGCGATGACCAGCGTATCGCCTCTCAGGGTCACCTCCTGGCCGTCGAGCAAGACTAGTTTCTCTTGCTCCTCTGCCATCCGAACCCTGACTCCGCCATTGAGCTCGGCAAGATCGAACGCATGCAGCGGCTGGCCAAGTTCGAGCATCACATAGTTAGTGACGTCCACCACCGCATCGATGCTGCGGATATCGGAACGACGCAACCGCTCGACCATCCACAGCGGAGTGGGTCGCGACAGGTCAACGTTCCGGATCACGCGCCCGAGGTAGCGTGGACAGGCCTTAGGAGCGAGCACTTCGACCTGGCGCACTTCGTCGTGGCTGACAGCCACCGGAACGATATCAATAGAAGTAACCGCCGCGCCGTAGATAGCGCCTACCTCGCGCGCAAGCCCGGCGATAGAAAGACAGTCACCACGATTCGGCGTCAGCCCGATCTCGATACACGCATCGTCGAGCCCAAGATAATCGCGAAAATCGCTACCGACCGGCGCATCCTCGGCCAGCTCCATCAGCCCGCTGTCATCGGCCCCCACCTGCAGCTCGGTTTCCGAGCAGAGCATACCGTTGGATTCGACGCCGCGAAGCTTGGCTTTTTTGATGTTGAAGTCGCCCGGAAGTTGAGCTCCGATCATGGCGAACGGAATCTTCAGGCCGGGGCGCACATTGGGCGCACCGCAGACCACCTGAAACGCCTGAATTCCGTCACTGACCTGACACACGCGCAACTTGTCTGCATCAGGATGCTGCTCGGTGCTCAGTACCTCACCTACGACCACGCCTTTGAACTCACCAGCCACCGGGATGACCGCATCCACTTCGAGGCCTACCATCGACAGCCGCGCTACCAGTTCCTCACGGGAAACTTGCGGATTGACCCACGTACGCAACCACTGCTCGCTGAATTTCATCCTGCTCTCCTAAAATTTCTTTGACTGGACTCTGAACCTAGCGAAATTGCGCCAGGAACCTCAGGTCGTTATCGAAGAACAGGCGTAAGTCGTTGACGCCATAACGCAGCATGGCAAGCCGCTCGGCTCCCATACCGAAAGCGAAGCCTTGGTATTTTTCCGGATCGATACCGGACATGCGCAGCACATTTGGATGGACCATGCCGCAGCCCATCACCTCGAGCCAGCCGGTCTGTTTGCATACGCGACATCCCTTTCCGCTGCACATGACGCACTGCATGTCCACTTCGGCAGACGGCTCGGTGAACGGAAAAAACGATGGACGGAAACGGACACCCAGCGGCTTTTCGAAGAACACCCGCAAGAACTGCTCGATGGTGCCCTTCAGGTCCGCAAAGCTGATGCTCTCATCGACGAGCAAGCCTTCGACCTGATGGAACATCGGCGAGTGGGTGATATCTGAATCACACCGGTAGACACGACCCGGGCAGACGATCCTGATGGGTGGCTGCTGCGACTCCATAGTGCGCACCTGAACCGGCGAGGTATGGGTACGCAGAAGCATGTTGGCGTTGAAGTAAAAGGTGTCATGCATCGCCCGGGCCGGATGGTGGCCTGGGATATTGAGCGCTTCGAAGTTGTGGTAGTCGTCTTCGACCTCCGGGCCCTCGGCAACGCTGTAACCGATATGACTGAAGAACTGCTCGATCCGCTCAAGCGTACGCGTTACCGGATGCAGCCCACCGGAGACCTCCCCCCTGCCAGGTAAGGTCACGTCGATCCGCTCAGCGGCCAGCTTGGCACTCAAGGCAGCCTGTTCAAGATCTGCCTTCCTGGCATTCAATTCGTTCTGGACTTGACTCTTCGCAGCGTTGATCAGCGCACCCGCTTTAGGACGCTCCTCCGCGGAGAGCTTGCCCAGGGTTTGCATGACCTGGGTCAGCTCGCCCTTCTTGCCGAGATACTGAACCCGGATCTGCTCCAGGGCATTGATGTCTTGACTATGTTGCACCGCCTCAAGCGC from the Stutzerimonas stutzeri genome contains:
- the ihfA gene encoding integration host factor subunit alpha is translated as MGALTKAEMAERLYEELGLNKREAKELVELFFEEIRQALEHNEQVKLSGFGNFDLRDKRQRPGRNPKTGEEIPITARRVVTFRPGQKLKARVEAYAGTKS
- the pheT gene encoding phenylalanine--tRNA ligase subunit beta, with the protein product MKFSEQWLRTWVNPQVSREELVARLSMVGLEVDAVIPVAGEFKGVVVGEVLSTEQHPDADKLRVCQVSDGIQAFQVVCGAPNVRPGLKIPFAMIGAQLPGDFNIKKAKLRGVESNGMLCSETELQVGADDSGLMELAEDAPVGSDFRDYLGLDDACIEIGLTPNRGDCLSIAGLAREVGAIYGAAVTSIDIVPVAVSHDEVRQVEVLAPKACPRYLGRVIRNVDLSRPTPLWMVERLRRSDIRSIDAVVDVTNYVMLELGQPLHAFDLAELNGGVRVRMAEEQEKLVLLDGQEVTLRGDTLVIADHQRALAIAGVMGGEHSGVSASTQDLFLESAFFDTIALAGKARSYGLHTDASHRYERGVDSQLARRAMERATALLLEIVGGSAGPVIEAASEADLPRVAPILLRKDRIEQMLGLSMAGDQVVSLLSALGLDVVELGEESWEVSVPSHRFDISLEVDLIEELGRLYGYDRLPVRYPQARLAPEANPESRAELPALRRLLVARGYQEAITYSFIDPKMFELFSPGVEPLQLANPISSDMAAMRATLWPGLIKALQYNLNRQQTRVRLFESGLRFVGQLGELKQEPMLAGVITGSRLPEAWSNERTGADFYDMKADVEALLGYAGDAAAYGFVAAEHPALHPGQTARIEREGRLVGYIGSLHPELAATLGIDQPVYLFELLVSEISEGRLPHFNELSRFPEVRRDLAILVAREVPADDVLLCIREAAGENLKDLKLFDVYQGKGIDPLSKSVAVGLTWQHPSRTLNDDEVSGAMQQILSSLEERFNATLRK
- the pheS gene encoding phenylalanine--tRNA ligase subunit alpha, translated to MENLDALVSQALEAVQHSQDINALEQIRVQYLGKKGELTQVMQTLGKLSAEERPKAGALINAAKSQVQNELNARKADLEQAALSAKLAAERIDVTLPGRGEVSGGLHPVTRTLERIEQFFSHIGYSVAEGPEVEDDYHNFEALNIPGHHPARAMHDTFYFNANMLLRTHTSPVQVRTMESQQPPIRIVCPGRVYRCDSDITHSPMFHQVEGLLVDESISFADLKGTIEQFLRVFFEKPLGVRFRPSFFPFTEPSAEVDMQCVMCSGKGCRVCKQTGWLEVMGCGMVHPNVLRMSGIDPEKYQGFAFGMGAERLAMLRYGVNDLRLFFDNDLRFLAQFR